In one window of Thalassococcus arenae DNA:
- the murC gene encoding UDP-N-acetylmuramate--L-alanine ligase produces MMGATKLPGDVGPIHFVGIGGIGMSGIAEVLLNHGYVVQGSDLKRSKITERLESLGALVFEGQRAENLEAAEVVVVSSAIKPGNPELDEARKRGLPVVRRAEMLAELMRLKSNVAIAGTHGKTTTTTMVATLLDAGGFDPTVVNGGIIHAYGSNARMGQGEWMVVEADESDGTFNRLPATIAIVTNIDPEHMEHWGSIENLRKGFLDFVSNIPFYGIAVCCTDHPEVQALVGKLTDRRVMTYGFNAQADVRAVNLRYEKGVAHFDVALQAEETVIEGCTLPMPGDHNVSNALSAVAVARHLGMTADEIRTALAKFGGVNRRFTKVGEVGGVTVIDDYGHHPVEIAAVLKAARQATEGRVIAVHQPHRYTRLSHHFEDFCACFNEADVVAIAEVYAAGEAPIEGASRDDLVAGLVRHGHRHARAIVDEDDLERLVREQAQPGDMVVCLGAGTISAWAHGLVERLAG; encoded by the coding sequence ATGATGGGCGCGACCAAGCTGCCCGGCGATGTGGGTCCGATCCATTTCGTCGGGATCGGCGGCATCGGCATGTCGGGCATCGCCGAGGTGCTCTTGAACCACGGCTATGTGGTGCAGGGCTCGGATCTGAAGCGGTCGAAGATCACCGAACGGCTGGAAAGCCTTGGCGCGCTTGTCTTCGAAGGCCAGCGGGCCGAAAACCTGGAAGCCGCCGAAGTGGTGGTCGTCTCGAGCGCGATCAAGCCGGGCAACCCCGAACTGGACGAGGCGCGCAAGCGCGGCCTGCCGGTCGTGCGCCGGGCCGAGATGCTGGCCGAGCTCATGCGGCTCAAGTCCAACGTCGCCATCGCCGGCACCCACGGCAAGACCACGACCACGACGATGGTGGCGACGTTGCTGGATGCCGGCGGGTTCGATCCGACCGTGGTCAATGGCGGCATCATCCACGCCTATGGCAGCAACGCGCGGATGGGGCAGGGCGAATGGATGGTGGTCGAGGCCGACGAGAGCGACGGCACCTTCAACCGCCTGCCCGCGACCATCGCCATCGTCACCAATATCGATCCCGAGCACATGGAGCACTGGGGCAGCATCGAGAACCTGCGCAAGGGGTTCCTGGATTTCGTGTCGAACATCCCGTTCTACGGCATCGCCGTGTGCTGCACCGATCACCCCGAAGTGCAGGCACTGGTCGGCAAGCTGACCGACCGCCGCGTGATGACCTATGGCTTCAACGCCCAGGCGGACGTGCGTGCGGTGAACCTGCGCTACGAAAAGGGCGTTGCGCATTTCGACGTCGCCCTGCAGGCCGAAGAGACCGTGATCGAGGGCTGCACCCTGCCGATGCCGGGCGACCACAACGTCAGCAACGCGCTGTCGGCGGTGGCCGTGGCGCGGCATCTGGGCATGACGGCGGACGAAATCCGCACCGCGCTGGCCAAGTTCGGCGGCGTCAACCGCCGTTTCACCAAGGTGGGCGAAGTGGGCGGCGTCACCGTGATCGACGATTACGGCCACCACCCGGTGGAAATCGCCGCCGTGCTCAAGGCCGCACGGCAGGCGACCGAAGGCCGCGTGATCGCCGTGCACCAGCCGCATCGCTATACCCGCCTATCGCATCATTTCGAGGATTTCTGCGCCTGCTTCAACGAGGCCGACGTGGTCGCGATCGCCGAGGTCTATGCCGCGGGCGAGGCGCCGATCGAGGGCGCGAGCCGCGATGACCTGGTGGCGGGCCTGGTGCGCCATGGCCATCGCCATGCCCGCGCCATCGTCGACGAGGACGATCTGGAACGGCTGGTGCGCGAACAGGCGCAACCCGGCGACATGGTGGTCTGCCTGGGCGCGGGCACGATCAGCGCCTGGGCGCACGGGCTGGTCGAGCGGCTGGCCGGGTAA
- a CDS encoding NAD(P)/FAD-dependent oxidoreductase: protein MKVQTLILGAGAAGLMAAAHAGPDTLVIDHARAPGEKIRISGGGRCNFTNLNCAPVNFLGQNPHFHKSALSRYTPWDFLDLVNAHGIAWHEKTLGQLFCDGKATQIVAMLLKEMEKASATLWLQTAVREVAHDGGAFRVTLEKDGATRVVTCANLVLATGGKSIPKMGATGLAYDVAAQFGHAITETRPALVPFTFDKDRFAPLAGISCPSRIRCNGVSFDEALLFTHRGLSGPAVLQVSSYWREGQAIEIDLLPETDLGAELRARRVTEGRKAVATAIGQQLPARLADSVTTELALTGNLADLSDKRLQTLDDRLHRWSLRPTGTEGYRTAEVTLGGIATDAVDSKTMMSKHRPGLYIIGEALDVTGWLGGYNFQWAWASAVAAGAAIRGG, encoded by the coding sequence ATGAAGGTGCAGACCCTGATCCTGGGCGCCGGTGCGGCCGGCCTGATGGCGGCGGCCCATGCCGGGCCCGACACGCTGGTGATCGACCATGCCCGCGCGCCGGGCGAAAAGATCCGCATCTCGGGCGGCGGGCGCTGCAATTTCACCAACCTGAACTGTGCGCCCGTGAATTTCCTGGGCCAGAACCCGCATTTCCACAAATCCGCCCTCAGCCGCTATACCCCGTGGGATTTCCTCGACCTGGTGAACGCGCATGGCATCGCCTGGCACGAAAAGACGCTGGGCCAGCTGTTCTGCGACGGCAAGGCCACCCAGATCGTCGCCATGCTCTTGAAAGAGATGGAAAAAGCCAGCGCCACGCTGTGGTTGCAAACCGCGGTGCGCGAGGTGGCCCATGACGGCGGCGCGTTCCGCGTGACGCTGGAAAAGGACGGCGCAACCCGTGTCGTGACCTGTGCTAACCTGGTGCTGGCCACCGGCGGCAAGTCGATCCCAAAGATGGGCGCGACCGGGCTGGCCTATGATGTCGCCGCGCAGTTCGGCCATGCCATCACCGAAACCCGCCCCGCCCTGGTGCCCTTCACCTTCGACAAGGACCGTTTCGCGCCGCTGGCCGGCATCTCTTGCCCCAGCCGCATCCGCTGCAACGGCGTCTCGTTCGACGAAGCGCTGCTGTTCACCCATCGCGGTCTCTCCGGACCCGCGGTGCTGCAGGTCTCGAGCTATTGGCGCGAAGGGCAGGCGATCGAAATCGACCTGTTGCCAGAAACCGACCTGGGCGCCGAGCTTCGCGCCCGTCGCGTCACGGAAGGCCGCAAGGCAGTGGCCACGGCGATCGGCCAGCAACTGCCGGCGCGTCTGGCCGACAGCGTGACGACGGAACTGGCACTGACAGGCAACCTGGCCGACCTGTCCGACAAGCGACTGCAGACGCTGGACGACCGGTTGCACCGCTGGTCGCTGCGCCCGACCGGGACCGAAGGCTACCGCACCGCCGAGGTCACGCTGGGCGGGATCGCGACCGACGCGGTCGACAGCAAGACGATGATGTCGAAACACCGCCCCGGCCTTTACATCATCGGCGAGGCGCTGGATGTCACCGGCTGGCTGGGCGGCTACAATTTTCAATGGGCCTGGGCTTCGGCCGTGGCGGCCGGCGCGGCAATACGCGGCGGCTGA
- a CDS encoding UDP-N-acetylglucosamine--N-acetylmuramyl-(pentapeptide) pyrophosphoryl-undecaprenol N-acetylglucosamine transferase — protein MAEGRPLLVMAAGGTGGHMFPAQALAEVMLARGWRVKLSTDARGARYTGAFPDGVEIEQVASATFARGGLAAKALAPFRILAGTVSMAMRMLRDRPDAVVGFGGYPSIPALGAAWMLRLPRMIHEQNGVLGRVNRVFAKRVHAVACGTWPTDLPEGVEGIHTGNPVRAAVLERAAAPYIPPGDYPMQILVIGGSQGARILSDVVPPAVAALPMDLLRHLRVSHQARDEDAERVAAYYAEQGIDAEVQPFFTDVPARMSEAQLVVSRSGASSVADIGVIGRPSVLVPYAAAAGDHQMANAQGLVDAGAAIRIPERHLSVDSMTEALAAVLTNPDGAMQMSIAAVRSSKPEAAEALAGLVQHLAGDEGNEGSGT, from the coding sequence ATGGCGGAAGGCAGGCCCTTGTTGGTGATGGCAGCGGGCGGCACGGGCGGGCACATGTTCCCCGCCCAGGCGCTGGCCGAGGTCATGCTGGCACGTGGCTGGCGGGTCAAGCTGTCGACCGACGCGCGCGGCGCGCGCTATACCGGTGCCTTTCCGGACGGGGTCGAGATCGAGCAGGTCGCCTCTGCCACCTTCGCGCGCGGCGGGCTCGCGGCCAAGGCGCTGGCGCCGTTCCGCATCCTGGCCGGCACCGTGTCGATGGCGATGCGCATGCTGCGCGACCGGCCGGATGCCGTGGTGGGTTTCGGCGGCTACCCGTCGATCCCGGCGCTTGGTGCGGCGTGGATGCTGCGGCTGCCGCGAATGATCCACGAACAGAACGGCGTGCTTGGCCGGGTCAACCGGGTCTTCGCCAAGCGGGTGCATGCGGTCGCCTGCGGCACCTGGCCGACGGATCTGCCCGAAGGCGTCGAGGGCATCCATACCGGCAACCCGGTGCGCGCTGCGGTGCTGGAACGCGCCGCTGCGCCCTATATCCCGCCCGGCGATTACCCGATGCAGATCCTGGTGATCGGCGGCAGCCAGGGCGCGCGCATCCTGTCGGATGTCGTGCCCCCCGCGGTCGCGGCGCTGCCGATGGACCTGTTGCGCCACCTGCGTGTCAGTCACCAGGCCCGCGACGAGGATGCCGAGCGCGTGGCCGCCTATTACGCCGAACAGGGTATCGACGCCGAGGTGCAGCCGTTTTTCACCGATGTGCCCGCCCGGATGAGCGAAGCGCAACTGGTGGTGTCGCGCTCGGGCGCGTCCAGCGTCGCCGATATCGGCGTGATCGGACGGCCATCGGTGCTGGTGCCTTACGCGGCCGCGGCGGGCGATCACCAGATGGCCAATGCGCAGGGGCTGGTGGATGCGGGTGCGGCGATCCGCATCCCGGAACGACACCTGAGCGTGGACAGCATGACCGAGGCGCTGGCCGCGGTCCTTACCAATCCAGACGGCGCGATGCAGATGTCGATCGCCGCCGTCCGCAGCAGCAAGCCCGAAGCCGCCGAAGCGCTGGCCGGTCTTGTGCAACACCTGGCAGGAGACGAGGGCAATGAAGGATCTGGAACTTGA
- the ftsW gene encoding putative lipid II flippase FtsW: MTEMVYGSVPVRDGEPVLPKWWRTVDRWSLSCILMLFGMGILLGLAASPPLAERNGFAPFHYVQRQAFFGGLAITAMLITSMMSPTVVRRLASLGFVIAFIALALLPFFGTDFGKGAVRWYSLGFASVQPSEFLKPAFVIVAAWMMAGAQELGGPPGRSYSFILTIAIVLMLAFQPDFGQACLVLFGWGVMWFVGGAPMLLLLCLAGVVVFAGTLAYENSEHFARRIDGFLSAEVDPTTQLGYATNAIREGGFFGVGVGEGQVKWSLPDAHTDFIIAVAAEEYGLIMVLAIITLYATVVVRSMVRLMRERDPFIRLAGTGLAAMFGVQAMINMGVAVRLLPAKGMTLPFVSYGGSSLIAAGIGVGMLLAFTRTRPQGEIGDILRARMR; the protein is encoded by the coding sequence ATGACGGAAATGGTCTATGGTTCCGTGCCGGTGCGCGATGGCGAACCGGTTCTTCCAAAATGGTGGCGGACGGTCGACCGGTGGTCGCTCAGCTGCATCCTGATGCTGTTCGGCATGGGTATCCTGCTGGGCCTCGCGGCCTCGCCGCCGCTGGCCGAACGCAACGGTTTCGCGCCGTTTCACTATGTCCAGCGCCAGGCGTTTTTCGGCGGGCTGGCGATCACGGCGATGCTGATCACTTCGATGATGTCGCCCACGGTCGTGCGGCGGCTGGCCTCGCTGGGCTTCGTGATCGCGTTCATCGCGCTGGCGCTGCTGCCGTTCTTCGGCACCGATTTCGGCAAGGGCGCGGTGCGCTGGTATTCGCTGGGCTTCGCCAGCGTGCAGCCATCGGAATTCCTGAAGCCCGCCTTCGTCATCGTCGCCGCCTGGATGATGGCCGGCGCTCAGGAATTGGGCGGGCCTCCCGGGCGGAGCTATTCGTTCATCCTGACCATCGCCATCGTGCTGATGCTGGCCTTCCAGCCGGATTTCGGCCAGGCCTGCCTGGTGCTGTTCGGCTGGGGCGTGATGTGGTTCGTCGGCGGCGCACCGATGCTGCTTTTGCTGTGCCTGGCGGGCGTGGTCGTTTTCGCCGGCACGCTGGCCTACGAGAATTCCGAACATTTCGCCCGCCGCATCGACGGCTTTCTGAGCGCCGAAGTCGATCCGACAACGCAGCTGGGCTATGCCACGAACGCCATCCGCGAAGGCGGCTTCTTTGGCGTGGGCGTCGGTGAAGGCCAGGTGAAATGGAGCTTGCCGGACGCCCATACCGATTTCATCATCGCCGTCGCAGCCGAGGAATACGGCCTGATCATGGTGTTGGCGATCATCACGCTATACGCCACGGTCGTGGTGCGTTCGATGGTTCGGCTGATGCGCGAGCGTGACCCGTTCATCCGTCTTGCCGGCACCGGGCTGGCCGCGATGTTCGGTGTGCAGGCGATGATCAACATGGGCGTGGCGGTGCGGCTGTTGCCGGCCAAGGGCATGACGCTGCCCTTTGTCAGCTACGGCGGGTCGTCGCTGATCGCCGCGGGCATCGGCGTCGGCATGCTGCTGGCCTTCACCCGGACCCGTCCGCAGGGCGAGATCGGCGATATCCTGCGGGCGCGGATGCGGTGA